A section of the Salvelinus alpinus chromosome 36, SLU_Salpinus.1, whole genome shotgun sequence genome encodes:
- the LOC139565278 gene encoding uncharacterized protein, translated as MTDHHLKLNLGKTELLFLPGKDCPFHDLAITVDNSIVSSSQSAKNLGVILDNTLSFSTNIKAVTRSCRFMLYNIRRVRPCLTQEAAQVLIQALVISRLDYCNSLLAGLPACAIKPLQLIQNAAARLVFNFPKFSHVTPLLRSLHWLPVEARIRYKTMVLAYGAVRGTAPPYLQALIRPYTQTRALRSSTSGLLASLPLRKYSSRSAQSKLFAALAPQWWNKLPHDARSAESITTFRRHLKPHLFKEYLG; from the coding sequence atgacggatcaccacctcaagctgaacctcggcaagacggagctgctcttcctcccggggaaggactgcccgttccatgatctcgccatcacggttgacaactccattgtgtcctcctcccagagtgctaagaaccttggcgtgatcctggacaacaccctgtcgttctcaactaacatcaaggcggtgacccgttcctgtaggttcatgctctacaacattcgcagagtacgaccctgcctcacgcaggaagcggcgcaggtcctaatccaggcacttgtcatctcccgtctggattactgcaactcgctgttggctgggctccctgcctgtgccattaaacccctacaactcatccagaacgccgcagcccgtctggtgttcaactttcccaagttctctcacgtcaccccgctcctccgctctctccactggcttccagttgaagctcgcatccgttacaagaccatggtgcttgcctacggagctgtgaggggaacggcacctccgtaccttcaggctctgatcaggccctacacccaaacaagggcactgcgttcatccacctctggcctgctcgcctccctacctctgaggaagtacagttcccgctcagcccagtcaaaactgttcgctgctctggcaccccaatggtggaacaaactccctcacgacgccaggtcagcggagtcaatcaccaccttccggagacacctgaaaccccacctctttaaggaatacctaggatag